From one bacterium genomic stretch:
- the tcmP gene encoding three-Cys-motif partner protein TcmP, whose protein sequence is MTKKVFGKKVGEWSERKLACIYKYLSAYSNIISRAGYQEYYFIDGFAGSGFCTSKKTSKTISGSATLALEINPPFSCYFLVELTEKKVKELEKLKKLFPKLPIKIFKGDCNVEIIKVLNQINNNIPFIALLDPQAGDLYWDTIIKISEKSKAELLINFPFGMAINRYMPLWKGKTIDTEMRKKLIKIFGSEEWDSIYQERRKRTISASIAKGKYLNIYLQGLKGLGFKYYAVKNIKNSHNVHMYYLIFATRKRRGLEKMKDHFVEGEPGRKTLFFLQDITNAVYNEFAGRGNLSLNNILEKMLPGKHLYRVQDFKDALIKLEKNKKLNRVNPRPRCRSFNNDDLFNII, encoded by the coding sequence GTGACAAAAAAAGTTTTTGGAAAGAAAGTTGGTGAATGGTCAGAAAGAAAACTTGCTTGTATTTATAAATATCTTAGTGCTTACTCAAATATAATTAGCCGAGCAGGATATCAGGAATATTATTTTATAGATGGATTTGCAGGTTCAGGATTCTGTACGAGTAAAAAAACATCAAAAACTATTAGCGGTTCAGCAACTCTAGCTTTAGAGATAAATCCACCTTTCAGTTGTTACTTTCTTGTTGAACTCACTGAAAAGAAAGTAAAAGAATTAGAAAAACTTAAGAAGTTATTTCCTAAATTACCTATTAAGATATTTAAGGGTGATTGCAACGTTGAAATAATCAAAGTCCTTAATCAAATAAATAATAATATACCTTTCATAGCTCTATTAGACCCACAAGCTGGAGATCTTTACTGGGATACGATTATTAAAATATCAGAAAAGTCCAAGGCCGAGTTACTTATTAATTTTCCTTTTGGAATGGCTATTAATAGATATATGCCTCTTTGGAAAGGGAAAACAATAGATACAGAGATGAGAAAAAAATTAATCAAAATATTCGGTTCGGAAGAATGGGATTCAATATATCAGGAAAGGAGAAAAAGAACTATATCTGCTTCAATTGCCAAGGGAAAATATTTAAATATTTATTTGCAAGGGCTAAAAGGTCTGGGGTTCAAGTATTATGCAGTTAAAAACATTAAGAATTCTCATAATGTTCATATGTATTATCTCATTTTTGCAACTAGAAAAAGGCGAGGTTTAGAGAAAATGAAAGACCATTTCGTAGAAGGTGAGCCTGGAAGAAAGACATTGTTTTTTCTACAAGACATAACCAATGCAGTATATAATGAATTTGCAGGTAGAGGGAATTTATCATTAAATAATATATTAGAGAAAATGTTGCCAGGGAAACATTTATATAGAGTTCAAGATTTTAAAGATGCCTTAATTAAACTAGAAAAAAATAAGAAACTAAACAGAGTAAATCCAAGACCAAGGTGCAGGTCTTTTAATAATGATGATTTATTTAATATAATATAA